In Falco naumanni isolate bFalNau1 unplaced genomic scaffold, bFalNau1.pat scaffold_279_arrow_pat_ctg1, whole genome shotgun sequence, the DNA window TGGCTGGCTGGCGGAGCTGGGACGAAACCTGCCGCACGGGGCAGAGAgcctgggagggcagagggtcccagctctgccatgctCAGGCTGCTGGCTCCGGGGGGCAGCTCGCCGCTGGCCCTTtctgctgcggggctgctctCCAAGCGCAGCCTCATTCTTGGTTCTTGCAGGCTCATCCCAAGCAAGGGCCTGCGACGGCCCCATCTGCGAACGCAGGGGGACTTTGCCACGAGCCAGGTGAGTTTGGGAAAGAAAGGCAACCTCCTGCAATGGATTGAACTGTGCTCACTTGTCCCCTGAGTGTCGCCATGCAGGTTGGGCACCGCACGGGAGGACAACACCTGGACTGGCAAGGACACCTGCTGGAGAGCGGCCGCTGCATGAGcttctgcaggacacagagccTCTGTGGCTGCCCACAgcttgcaggagggcagggcaagggctgggacaggctgtCCTGGTGGCACACCAGCTCTCGGCAGCCTccaagccacagctgctgagccaAAGCCACGgttccagctgctggctccctgcctgtcctgccgCACTACACAGTATCGCGCTgcgggcaggacagagcagggcagggcaggcgcTGGGACCGCTGGCCTGGGGTCTCCATTGGTGGTGTcttactctgttttcctttgcagcaggagggagcagcagcgggagcagcaccagcaggaggaggatggggctgccctggcccttcGCCCTGCGGCGCACCCCGGCCGCTGCCCAGGCGCCAGGGCAGGCGGGCTCCGGCTGCAGCAGGGCgctctttgggcagcccctggcagccctctgTGGGGAGGACAACACGCTGCCCCGGCCCATCCAGGTAAGCCAGCCTGCAcacggggtccccagccccccactcaGTCCACAGGCAGTGTCCCCTGGCTCCAGGTACTGGGGAATTGGGCTCTCTGCCCATGGCTCACGcttctctgctcccagcccctttGCAGGGGGACAGAGCCCAGTCTGGGGAAGAGCTCTGGCCACGGCCAccgctgctgcagggcagctcctcAGCCAAGCCACTGTCCTGCATCtcttgcaggagctgctggctgtcctgcaccAGGAAGGACCGACGACAGAGGGGATATTCCGCAGAGCTGCCGGCGGCACGGAACTTCGGCAGCTACGCGAGGCCCTGGACCGCGGCACGGAAGTCGATGTGGGAAgccagcctgcactgctgctggccGTCATCTTGAAGGTGAGCgcttctgagctgcagctggaggagctcctGGCTGGCCTGCAGCGTTCAAAGGCTCACCTGCAGCCCTTGGCATTGCAGGAATTCCTGCGAAGCATCCCCACCAAGCTCCTCGTCATCGACCTCTACGAGGACTGGATGGCAGCCATGGAGAGGGCCAGCAAGCAGGCCAAGGTGGAGGAGCTGAAAGCGTaagtgtgggcagcagcctgcctggtgAGCAGGGACCGGGAGAGTTCTGGGACCTGCCTGCCAAGGCACGGGCTCCtcagaaagctgtcttttcgggcagctgcaaagctgtgcaacacggctgctggctcccacccgcctggggccagctgcagggacGGCTGTGGGCACCCTCTGCTTCATCAGccttgtcttcctcttccctcagggTGGCCAACAAGTTGCCTGCGgccaacctcctcctcctgaagcGGCTGATggccctcctgcagcacattgGCCACAACGCAGCCACCAGCAGAATGAGCTGCAGCAACCTGGCCATCTGCGTCGGGCCCAACCTGCTGAGCCCACCCAACGAGGACCTGCTCCCGCTGCAGGCCATGCTGGCGGTGACCGAGAAGGTACGCCCTacccagcagccagtgctgccttcCCGGCCCATCGGAGCTTGGCTGTTGAGAggtccctggctgcctcctcccttgagccagggctggtgggctgggtgcCTGGAAGAGCAACCCCCAGCCGCAGCCGCCTGCGCAGACGAAGGGTCAGCAGTGGGAAAGGCTGCTTGACACGTCTGCAGGCACCTGGCTTGAGACCAAGGCTTTCATGTCTGCAGGTGAACGTGCTGGTGGAGTTCCTGATTGAAAACTGCGGGGACATCTTTGGGGGGGAGGTGGCCGGCCTCTCCCCTCCATCAGCCGAGGAGGTGCCAGCACCCATGGACAGGCGCACAGGTAGGAGGAGGGGCTGAGGCTTGTCACAGACACTGGGGCTTGGGATGCCAGAAACCTCAACGTTGAGGAGACAAGCGGTGTAGGGCTTGGCTGGGCTTTGCTTGAGATGTTCTTGACTTCCAAGAAGTCACGCTGCTGCAcgtgcttttgctttccagagctgcagtgcGAAGAGCAAAGTggccctgcaggcacagcagagaccCAGCGTccagcaaaagcctttctggaTGCAGCCGCCTCTCTGCTGGACATcgacagaggagctgggggagacaCAGGGGCAGGGCCCAAAGCGGCAGAGGTACGGCAGCTCCACAGACACTGGGACAACATGTCTCAAGTGGGACAGTAATTTCCCAGGAggccaagcagctgctgggccTCCTCCTGGCAGCCGCTCTCTTGTGCCTTTGGggctcctcctctccccccagaGTGGTACGTGttaaggaaaactggaaaggctGTTTCTGGAATGCACTTCATTAAGTATGATCTGCTTCATCAAACAAAACATACCTACAAAATACCCACAAAAGGACAGAAGGGAGAAGCTGTCACCTTGAGAGGGCTTTTGCTCAAATCCTACTCCGTCACAGCTTCATCAAGTCTAGGCTGCATTGGCTGGGCTGTGCAAAATGTGCACGATGCaaaccagcatctcctctgtaGAGCTAAGATGGCAATTTGGCAGTCAGGCCCTCACTACCCCAGGCCGTTACTTGCCACCCATTACCTCCCAAATTTCTGGTTTAGGCACCTCCAGATTTGCCTCCAGGCACCCCCGAGGGCACGGCAGAGTCCCTGGCACGCCTGCAACAACTGAccagcctgccccaggaaaCCAGGTAGGAAGAGCTCCCCTTGCCTGACCTGAGAGCTCACTGCAGGGGCCTGGGGCTTTCCCCATCTCATCACGCTGTGGGATGGAAAGTTTTTCAGGCTCccaccaggagaaggaaaactcgaggaaaagaaagagaaaagaaatctgggcagaggagagggacagcacagcagaaataaaacgGAGAAGAGAGGAAGTCATTTTGCTGACCCAAACCTGAGAGAATGCAGGAAGCTGCAGCACGTCAGGAAGGCCAGGTGCGTACCAGGCGCTGCTGCCCATCTTTCCCAGCTCTGAACACGGCCCTAAgtcagcccagctggctggcaaggGCCGGcgagggctggtgctgagcagggtttGGGATGAGCCCCACGGCAGCTCCCCGGGGGCTCCCCGTCGAGCcctgctgtgtggcacagggGCACTGTCAGCATCCCTGCGCACGCACAGCTCCCTAGGGACATCACCCCTGGGGAGAAGGCCCCTAGTGGAGGCCAGCAAGAGCTCTCCCTTCTGGGTCATGAGGAATTCCTCAGAAACAGTGTCCTCCAAAGAAGGGGGAACCAaatcctgcctcttcctgcctctGGGGGCTTATCAGAGCTTTCTGACTCTGTCGTTGCAGGTGCTGACTGATTTTCACCGGCTGAACCGCTGTGACTCCTGGGCCCTCGCAGCTGGTGTTGACAATAAAAgaatcttttccctctcctgactGTGTCTGCCATCGTGTCTTCCGGAGTGGGGAGCTCTTGTGCTGGGAAGGAccctgggaaggggaggagtTTGGGATCGTCCCTTGCCCCAGCACCCTTTCCAGCGGGCATCGGGGCTGAGCTGAGGGGCtttaggaggaaaagcaaagcacagagccacacgggagggtggggttggaagggacccatggaggtcctctgggccaagccctctgctccagcacgctcagctagagcaggttgcagaggactgtgtgcccttggcctttgaagatctgcaaggacagagagCCCACAACCTCCTCGGACAACCTTTGCCAGCATGGGACCACCCTGAGAGGGAACATTTGCCATTTCAATCTCTTCTTTCACTGTACCACGTTCCAGAACAGCCATGACATGACCAGCTCAGGCTTGAAACCAAGTGCTGTGGCCGGCCTTCAGGGCCAGCAGGGACTGGGGGCCAGAGGGGAAGTGTTTTAGGGACGGACCGTGGGGGCCGGAGGGAGGGGTTTGAGGGACGGACGCCAAGGAAGGCCTCATCCCTGCAGAGATGGCTCAGGCCCAGGGCCTGTCTTAAGGTTCAGTCTTAGTGTTAGGTCTTAAGGTTAtatcttagggttaagtcttaggctTCATTCTTAGGGTTaggttttaaggttaagtcttaaaatttatcttagggataagtctttgggttaagtcttaataTTTAAGTGTTAAGGCTAagccttagggttaagtctttaggtcaagtcttaaggttaagtcttaaagttaaCTCTTAAGTTTAAGActtatggattgagtcttagggtttAGTATAAAGTTTaattcttaagtttaagtctcagggttaactcttagagttaagtcttgggcATAAGTCTTGGGTTAAGtcgtaaggttgtgtcttaaggttcagtcttaatgttaagtcttaaggttaaatcttagggttcagtcttagggttaattTTTATGGTGAAGTCTTAAGGTAAAAtattagggttaagtctcagggttgagtcttaaggttgagttttcgggttaagtcttaggattATTTCTTAcgtttaagtcttagggttatgaCATAGGGTTAACTCTTATGGTTATGTCAGGGTTAattctcagggttaagtcttaaggtttAACCTTAAGTTTAAGTCATAGgcttaagtcttaaggttaagtctttagTGTAAATgttaaggttaagttttaaggttaagtcttaaggttaagtcttggggttaagtcttaatggtACATCTTAAAGTTAATCTTACcattaagtcttagggttaaatctcaggGTTAtgtctcaaggttaagtctcagggttaattcgtaaggttgtgtctttaag includes these proteins:
- the LOC121082094 gene encoding T-cell activation Rho GTPase-activating protein-like, which produces MGLPWPFALRRTPAAAQAPGQAGSGCSRALFGQPLAALCGEDNTLPRPIQELLAVLHQEGPTTEGIFRRAAGGTELRQLREALDRGTEVDVGSQPALLLAVILKEFLRSIPTKLLVIDLYEDWMAAMERASKQAKVEELKAVANKLPAANLLLLKRLMALLQHIGHNAATSRMSCSNLAICVGPNLLSPPNEDLLPLQAMLAVTEKVNVLVEFLIENCGDIFGGEVAGLSPPSAEEVPAPMDRRTELQCEEQSGPAGTAETQRPAKAFLDAAASLLDIDRGAGGDTGAGPKAAEAPPDLPPGTPEGTAESLARLQQLTSLPQET